From the Hyphomicrobiaceae bacterium genome, the window AAATCATCGGTCGTGTCCGCTGCAACGTGCTGATTTCCGGCGGTACGGGTTCTGGCAAGACGACGCTGCTCAACTGTCTTACCGGCTCCATCGACCACGATGAGCGCATCATCACCTGCGAAGACTCTGCCGAGCTTCAGCTTCAGCAGCCCCACGTAGTCCGTCTCGAAACACGCCCGCCTAACCTCGAAGGTGAAGGCGAGATCAAGATGCGCGATCTCATTAAGAACTGCCTTCGTATGCGTCCTGAACGCATTATCGTCGGCGAGGTCCGCGGCGCGGAAGCGTTTGACCTTTTGCAGGCCATGAACACCGGGCACGACGGCTCGATGGGAACACTGCACGCCAACTCTCCGCGCGAAGCGATCAGCCGCCTTGAATCCATGATCATGATGGGCGGTTTTGCGCTGCCGGTTAAAACCATTCGCGAGATGATCACCGGCTCGGTGGACGTTATTGTGCAGGCGTCTCGACTTCGCGACGGCTCGCGTAAGGTCACTCACATCACCGAGGTTCTGGGTATGGAAGGTGAAGTCGTCACCTTGCAGAACATTGTAGTCTACGAGATCACCGGTGAAGACGTGAATGGAAAGCTGATCGGCCGTCATCGGTCGACCGGTATTGCGCGTCCGCGGTTCTGGGACCGCGCTGAGTATTATGGTGAGTCCGACCGTCTTGCTGTGGCGCTGGCCGAATCCGAAGTGAACGACTTGAACGGCAACCCACTTGGAGAGCAGAATGCTTGACGCCCAGACGCAGCAGTTGCTCGTTGCCGCGATGATCGCGCTCGGTGCAGCCGGCGTCATTTTCGCAGTGATCTATCCCTATATTTCCGGCGAGCGGCGCAAGGACAAGCGGGTCCAGGTCGTCACGGAGACGACAACGAAGTCACGCCGGGTTGCTGCGGCGGCTGCAAACGCTGGCGAGGCGGCGGCAAATCGTAAAAAGAACGTCGCCGACACGCTGAAGGAAATCGAGACTAGGCAGAAGGCCAAGGAAAAAGTAACGCTTCGCCTTCAATTGGAACGGGCCGGTCTGGATGTCACGCCGCGCGACTTTTACATTGCGAGCCTGATTTGCGGCGTCCTGTGTGGCGCGGCCATCCACTTCGGCACGTCATCTCCACCGCTTATGACGTTGGTGGCCGCCTTTATCGGAACCGCCGGGCTTCCGCGCTGGTTTCTCTCAAAACTGATCAAGCGTTATCAGTATAAGTTCATCTCCGAACTTGCTAACGCGATTGACGTCGTGGTGCGGGGCGTTAAGTCGGGCCTGCCGCTGAACGAATGTCTCCAGGTTATCTCACGGGAAAGTCCGGAACCGCTCGCCAGCGAGTTCAAGGAGGTCGTCGAAGAGCAACGCATGGGCGTACCGCTTCCCGATGCGCTTGAACGTCTGTGCCGACGCGTCCCGCTCGCCGAAGTACGCTTCCTGACGATCGTGATCGCAATTCAGCAGCAAGCCGGCGGCAACTTGTCAGAAGCGCTTGGAAACCTCTCAGGCGTTCTGCGTGATCGTTTCCGTCTTCAAATGAAGGTCAAAGCGCTCTCGGCCGAAGCCAAGGCATCGGCGATGGTGCTCGCTTCGCTGCCACCGGGCGTGATGTCGATGGTTTACATGACGTCGCCCGAATACATCACACCGCTGTTCACCACTCTCCCTGGCAAGTTCATGCTCGCTGTTGGCGCCGGCTGGATGATGTGCGGCATTCTAATCATGCGCAAGATGATCAATTTCAAATTCTGACCTTCGTTTGAATCGCGCCGTACCGGCGTCCGGACGTATCGCAACGTGGTAACCGCAACATGATGAGCTTCGTCGAAACAGTCATGAACCCGCAATTCTTCGCCACGGTGCTGGCGGCGATTTGCGTGTTTGCTACCGTGCTTTCGGTTGCGATGCCGATGCTCGCGCGGGACCGCATGAATCAGCGCATGAAGGAGATGGCGACGGAGCGCGATCGCATGCGCAATGCGCGCATCGCTGAAATGACGAAGGAGCGTACAGGCGGCACGAAGCTGCGGCAGAGCACCAACAAGGGCTTTATGCAGCGCATCGTTGACATGCTCGATCTGCGCGAGCGTTTCGACAATGAGGAGTTGCGCGAGAAGCTGAAGATGGCCGGCCTTCGTGGTCAGGGCCCAATCGTCTCGTTCATGTTCTTCCGTATTGCAGCGCCGATTTTGATGTTCCTGGGTACGCTATTCTACGTTTTCGTCGTGGTTGACGTGGGCTACGAGCCCCTCATTCGCGTGCTGATGGCTGTGGGCGCAGGCTTTGCAGGCTTCTACATCCCCAACGTCTTCATCGAGAACCTTGCTCAGAAGCGCCAGTCATCAATCAAGCAGTCATTTCCCGATGCTCTCGACATGCTGCTGATTTGCGTGCAGTCGGGCATGTCGATTGAATCGGCCTTCGGTAAAGTTTCCAAGGAGATTGCCAGCCAGTCGATCGAGCTTGCTGAAGAGATGACGCTCACGACTGCCGAGCTGTCCTATTTGCAGGATCGTCGCCAGGCTTACGAAAATCTTGGCAAGCGTTCGGGGCTTCCTGGCGTGAAGGCGGTGACGACGGCGCTCATTCAAGCTGAGCGTTACGGTACGCCGGTTGGCCAGGCGCTTCGTACCATGGCCAAGGAAAACCGCGAGATCCGTCAGTCGGAAGCCGAGCGCAAGGCCGCCGCGCTTCCGCCAAAGCTGACGGTTCCGATGATCGTCTTCTTCTTGCCCGTGCTGTTCATCGTCATTCTCGGCCCGGCTGGCATTGAATACATGAACATGAAATAGGGGCGGCGCGGGCGTGCCCGACAAGTTTGGTGTCGCGTAGACCCTGACGGCTTTCGCTGTCAGGGTCTTTTATTTTTTCTATTGCTTCAAACTTGCCGAGGCTGGCCGGGTCTCGGCTTTGCGCTCGCGCTGAATTTTCGAGGCGTGGCGCTTGCCCTTGTTAGAGGCTTGGGCTGCTCTCGCAGTTTTTGTCTTTCTTGAGCCCAAGGGCGTGCAGCCGGCGTCGCGGCCGCAGTAGAACCTATAGAGCGTTGCAAGGATTCCGCGGGCCTGAGGGCTCGCAATGGAATACCAGATTGTTTGCCCATCCCGCCGGGTCGAAACGATACCGTCCTTGCGCAACAAGGCGAGGTGTTGGGAAACGGTCGAAGCACGAATTCCCAGAAATTCCGCCAGATCGCCAACGGAACGCTCTCCTTCGATGAGTTGGCATACGACGAGGAGGCGGTGGCGATTGGCCAATGATTTCAGCAGATCGCTTGCCTGTGCCGCGGCGAGATGCATCTGGCTTGCCTGAATTTTCATAGGGAGAATCAGTACGGACAGTTACTGCGACCGTCAATAAGTATATTCGATATTGCGTATATTCGAAATGATGAATATAAAGGTTGCAGATAACATAGGCAGCTTGCGTGCGCGCAAGCTGGCGTAAAATCCGGGAGGTAGTTTGTGATGGCGGAGATCGTCGTTTTAGGTGCGGGTCTGAGCGGAACGTTGATGGCCTATGAGCTGGTGCCGCAGCTTCGCAAAGACGATCGAATAACGGTTATTGGGCAAGGAAACTCGTTCCATTTCGTGCCGTCGAACCCTTGGGTTGCGGTGGGTTGGCGAGAGCGATCTGACATCGAGTTGGATCTGGCGCCCATTATGGCGTCGAAAAAAATTCGCTTCATTCCGGAGGGCGCGCGGCGCGTCGATCCGAAGCTGCGGCGCATCGAGATTGAGGACGGCTCCACCGTCGACTATGACTACCTCGTCATTGCGACTGGACCAGAGTTGGCGTTTGATGAAATTTCAGGGTTTGGTCCTGAGGCGCATACACAATCCATCTGCCACGTGTCACATGCGGCACGCGCACGCGAAGCATTCGAGAAGTTTCTAGAAAATCCCGGCCCGATCGTTATCGGAGCTGCTCAAGGTGCGTCATGTTTCGGCCCTGCATACGAGTTCGCATTCATCCTGGACACCGAACTGAAGAAACGCGGAATTCGCGACCGCGTGCCAATGACGTTTGTGACGTCGGAGCCCTACATCGGGCATCTCGGTCTTGATGGCGTTGGCGATACCAAAACCCTGTTGGAGAGCGAGCTTCGGGCGCGCCACATCAAGTGGGTTTGCAACGCGCGCGTGAAGAATGTAGCTGAGACTTCTATGAGTGTTGAGGAGTTGGCGGAGTCTGGCGACGTGGCAAAGACCCACGACGTTCCGTTCAAGTTCGCCATGATGCTTCCTGCATTTCGCGGTGTTGCTGCGGTCCGGGGTATTGAGGGACTAACCAATCCTCGCGGCTTCATCTTGGTCGACAAGTATCAGCGCAATCCGACCTTCCCTGAGGTATTTTCCGTCGGGGTCTGCGTAGCGATACCGCCGATTGGACCGACGCCGGTGCCTGTCGGCGTGCCGAAGACCGGGTTTATGATTGAGTCGATGGTCACCGCAACGGCGCGTAATATCGGAGCGGTGCTCCGCGGTCAGGCCGCTTCCTGGCAGCCGACGCTGAACGCAGTGTGTCTTGCGGACTTCGGCGACGGCGGCGTAGCCTTCGTAGCTCAGCCGCAGATACCGCCGCGCAATGTAAATTGGTCCTCGAAGGGCAGCTGGGTCCACCTCGCCAAAGTCGCCTTCGAAAAATATTTCATGCGAAAGATCCGCAAGGGCGAAAGCGAACCGTTTTACGAAAAGTTCTTGATGGACAAGCTCAATATAAAAAAGATCAAAGAGGCGAGCTGATCCGGGCTGGATTGGCGAGACAGAGAACAACGGCTGAAACTAAAAAAGCGCGCCATTGGCGCGCTTTTCTTTAGCTTGAAGAGATGCTCACTGGTTTGAACCGCGCGTGGAAGATGGCTCGGCACTTGCGGTGACGGCAGTATTCCATCCGCCTGAGCCTGTCTCGATGTTGGCAGGTTTGAGAGCAGGCGTTTCTTGCGCGACGGCGGTGGTTGAGCCTGGCGCCGCCGCGGGCGTGTGCGTGGGTTGAAGCTGCACAAGCTGGCGAATGTAATCGGTATTGGCAGCGGCGACCTCGTTCGAAGCGACGGCCTCGCCTGCGGCTTTGGATTCGTCATACTTGCCTTGCAGTCCTAGCACCAGAGCAAGGTTCTGACTGACTTTGGCAGGCGCGCCGTTGAGCTGGGCAAGATCGCGCAGGATCTGCTCTGCTTTCTGAGGATTGCCGCTCATGGCGTTAGCCATCGCGAGATTGTTCAGCACCGAGGGCTGATTGGGCGACATGGTAAGGGCGCGCTCGAAATATGGGATGGCTGCTTTGTGCTGCCCTTGCTTGGCAAGCACGGTGCCGCGTGCGGACACAACCCGCCAATCGGTGTTTTCCGCAACATCGGCCACGGTCAAAGCGCGACTGGCGAGCGAAAGCTGGTCGAATTCGAGTGCCAGGCGGCCGAGCTCTCCGGCGATTTCAGGATCGCTCGAATTCATTGAGAACGAATTTTGGAGCACCATGAGTGCTTGGCGCTTGTCGCCGCTGGCTTTCAGGTTCTTGGCATAGTTCAGCGCCGCGGTCTTATCGTTGGGCTTCTTATCGTACTGCTGGCCCCAGTACTCCGTTGCCTTACGCAGCTCGGCCTTAGGGTCCAAGGCGTCAACGGCTTGAACGGCGTCGGGATCGGCGGCGAGGGTTGCCGTACTTGGGAGCATGTCGTTGGAGCCTGCGCACGCTCCCAGAAAACCGGTCGCGGCCAGGACGACGACGAGCCGGGCCCCGGAACGGGCCATTTTCTTGGGTGTTTGCGCTACTGGCACCATAGTCTTTTCTCCGTTCAGTCGGGGCATGGAGGAAGTGGCCAATGCCGATGCCCGAATCGATCCGACTGTTAGTTTCTGGTACGCGCGTCAACAAACGCTTAAGCCCTGGTCAAACATTTGCAGGGTGATGCAACTCAAGGTGGGGCGTCCGGTCTCTTGCCAAGGCGCGGGCAAGGCCTACCTTGTGGCTCGAGATTTGGGGGCACTTAGCGGCCCAGGGAAAAGAGAGCGACATGAGCGAGACGACAGCGTGGACAGCCAGCGACGTATTTGCCGGTGAAGGACAAAAATCCGATGCCGTGCCGATCTACCTCGTCCGTTCAGACACTGAACTTTCCTCGCTGGGCCTAGACGCCAGCGCGCGCGCCTGGGCCATGACGCAAAGCTTCAAAGGGTCCGCCAAGGCGTCGTCATTGCTTCCCCGAGCGGATGGCTCGCTGGGCGGAGTGCTTCTGGGTATGGGAAATGGCGCGGCCGGAGAGCCGAGCGGACCGTCCGAACTTCTACTCGGTTCGCTTGCCGCTTCCCTTCCTGCAGGCACCTATAAGATCGCGGGCACGACGGCGGCTCCCGAGTTGGCCGCGCTTGCGTGGGGTTTGGGAGCCTACAAATTTCGCCGCTACAAAAATGCGGGCGGTGCAGGGGGGGAGGCCACTTCACCTGTAACCCGGCGCCTCGTCATGCCGGAAGGCGCCAATGCGAAGCGCGTTATCGGCGCAGTGGAGGGTGTTTGGCTGGCGCGCGATCTCATCAATACACCAGCGAGCGACCTGGGCCCGGAGCAGCTTGAGGAGATGACCCGCATCGTCGCCGCGCGCCACGGCGCGCACGTCGATGCGATCCGGGGAGATGATCTCCTGGCGCATAATCTTCCCTTGATTCACGCTGTCGGGCGGGCGCATCCGCGGGTGCCAAGGCTGATTGATCTCACGTGGGGCCGCGAAGGCGCCCGCAAGATCACGCTCGTGGGCAAGGGCATCACGTTCGATACCGGTGGGCTCGATATCAAACCTGCAAGCGCGATGCTGTTGATGAAGAAAGATATGGGAGGTTCTGCGACCGCTCTGGCGGTGGCGCACATGATCATGTCGGAAGGGCTTGATTGTCGGCTCCGCGTTCTCATACCTGCGGCGGAAAACTCGATTTCCGGCGATGCGTTCCGTCCCGGGGATGTTCTCATGAGCCGTAGCGGCCGCACCGTGGAAGTTGGAAACACAGATGCGGAGGGGCGCTTGGTTCTTGCCGATGCGTTGACAGTTGCCGATGAGGAAGCGCCCGATAGCATATTCGTCTTCGCCACCCTCACCGGAGCCGCACGGTCGGCATTGGGTCCCGACTTGCCTGCTTTCTTCACTGACGACGATGGATTGGCCGGCCAGATCGTTCCGCGTTCGGCTGAGATCGGGGATCCGGTATGGCGTATGCCGCTTTGGCCGGGCTACAAGCGCCACCTCGACAGCGATGTCGCAGATATGAACAATGTGTGGGATACTCCATTTGCAGGGGCAATCACGGCGGCTCTGTTTTTGCGGCGTTTTGTAAGCTCCGCACGGCGTTTTGCCCACTTTGACCTTTACGGCTGGCGTCCAGCGCCACGCCCGCTTGGGCCGAAAGGCGGCGAGCCTCAATCGGCGCGTGCGGTGGTGGACATACTTAGAGCGGAGCTGACGAGTTGAGCGACACTGGCAAGACGGCTCAAAGGCCGCCTTTAAAGCAGCCGGCGCAGGCTCCGGGATTTCCGGCGCCGGTCGGCGCTATGCCATCTGTTGCAGCCGACACCCAATCGCGCACCTTGGAGCCGCCTGGTCCGCTTGATCCACGGCGTAACGCATTCCGGGAGGACTTGGCCGCCAAGTACCTCGAAGGCAAGGTCAAGGCTGCACGTTTTGTGGAGGGGGTTCCTGCTCAAGTCATGCGCGCGAGTGTGCCGTTGCGGCGCGCGCCCGACTACACCCGCGGCTTTGAAACCGAAGCACTCTACGGCGAAGCGCTGACAATCTACGACGAAAGCGACGGATGGGCCTGGGTCCAGCTTAAGCGAGATCAGTACGTCGGCTATTTGCCAATCGACTGCCTGTCGCCAAACGTTCTCCCGCCGACTCATCGCGTGCAGGTTCTTGGCACCTTCATTTACCCAGAACCCGACATCAAGACGCCCCCTCTACAGCACCTGCCCTTGAACGCAGTGCTGACGGTGAGCGAAACAAGCGACAAGTTTGCGGAACTCACGACGGGTGGGTTCGTGCCGTTGCGCCATGTCACGACCCTCAGCCGGACGGCGCGGGATTTCGTCGATATAGCGGAGCGCTTTATCGGAACTCCATATCTGTGGGGCGGGCGCACGCGCATCGGAATTGATTGCTCGGGCTTGGTTCAAACGTCGCTACATGCTGCTGGTATTCCCGCGCCGCGCGACAGCGACATGCAGATGGCGGAGCTCGGCGCATCGCTCCCGGTATCCGATATCGACGAGCGCCTGATGCGCGGCGATCTCGTTTTCTGGCCCGGCCACGTGGGAATCATGTCGGACAGCATCATGATGGTACATGCCAACGCACACCACATGGCTGTCGTGATTGAGCCTTTGCCGGATGCAATGCGGCGTATCTCGCGCAGCGGCTCCAATGTCGTCGCGGTAAAGCGAATCGGAAGGTTGGCGGCATAACCTTCTTTATCAACGTTGTTTTTGCGCGTTGTAATAGGCTCTCTGCGCTTAGAATTCGCGCTACGTAGCTTCCCTTAAGAGCCCTGCCGAATTGCACCTTTGGGCCCTGGCTGGGATGGTCGGACAGCTCACTCCCCCGGGCCGGCGCAATCCTTCGAAGGGACCCTTGCTGGATCGTGCGTTTACAAGATGTCGTCCGCGCCGTTCTCGGCCTGTTGCTCTTTGTATGGATTGCGCCGCTGCCCGCCGCGCAGGCCCAAGTTGGCCTGCAAACTGATGCGCGGGCCGCCATCCTTGTGGATTTCGACACCGGCGCCGTACTCTTTCAAAAGAATGCCGACGAGCCATTGCCGCCTGCGAGCCTGAGCAAGCTCATGACGCTTGCCGTCGTGTTCAAGGCGCTGAAGAGCGGGGAGCTGAAACTCGATCAGGAGTTCCAGGTCAGCGAGAACGCTTGGCGCACGGGAGGTGCTCCATCACGAACGTCGGCGATGTTCGTTCCCATCAATACACGAGAGCCGGTTGAATCCCTAATCCGCGGCATTGCAGTTCAATCTGGAAATGACGCAAGTATTGCGATGGCCGAGGGTCTGTCGGGGAGCGAAGCTGCGTTTGTGGAGCGGATGCGTCGCGAGGCAGCATCGATCGGTTTGACGAACTCGTCGTTCGGGAATTCAACAGGACTCGATAATCCCCAGCAATTGATGTCGGCGCGCGATCTGGCACGACTGAGCAGCTATCTGATCCGCACCTATCCAGAATATTACGGTTTCTTTTCGGAGAAAGAGTTCAAGTATCGCAAGCATCGCTTCTTCAATCGCAATCCATTGTTGTCGGAGGATCTTGGCGTCGACGGTTTGAAGACAGGGCACACAAAAGCATCCGGCTACGGCCTTGCCGTTTCATCGTTACGGGATGGGCGGCGTCTCGTTGCAGTGGTGCTGGGCCTTCCAACCGCTCTCAAGCGTAAGCGCGAAGCCCGCCGTCTTCTGCATTGGGGATATTCGATGTTGTCGCAAGCCATCCTCTTTGATGAGGGGGAGATCGTCGGTCACGCTCGCGTCTGGGGCGGACAGCAGTTTTACGTGCCGTTGGAAGCTGAGGGGCCTGTGAGCGTTCCGGTCCTCAAGAGTGCCGCAAAGCAGATGTTTTCAGCCTCAATTCAGTACGCGGGCCCCCTCAAGCCCCCCGTGCACAAAGGCGATAAAGTCGCTGAGTTGGACATTACCGGATCGCTTGGCGCGCAGCACAAGGTTCCGCTCTATGCCGCTGAGGATGTCGACGAGGGCGGCATCGTGCGGCAGGGGCTCGACTCGCTTGCGATCATGGTTGGTCGCTACATCGGTCTTTAGAAGTTCAGCTTGGCCACCAGCACCGTCCTATTCAGACTGTCGGTGCGGACGCGCGGCTGCGGCGAGACGGGCTTCTGCTTCAAGGTCTATTTCCAACTCGTCTGTCGACAACGCGCCGGCTTCGGGATCGTTGAAGATGGCGAGGTCGAGCTTTCCTTCGCTTTTGGCAACGATGGACGAAACAACGGCATCGCCGGTGATATTCACGACGGTTCGGATCATATCCATGATGCGGTCCACGCCGAGTATGATGGCGATGCCTTCGATGGGTAGACCCACTTGGCCCAGCACCATCGTCAGCATCACCAACCCGACGCCGGGAACGCCAGCCGTGCCGATTGAGGCGAGGACTGCCATCAGGACAACGGTGACATAACCCATCAGGCCGAGGTCAACGCCATAGACGTTGGCGAAGAACACGGTTGCCACGCCTTGCATGATTGCGGTGCCATCCATGTTAATGGTGGCGCCCAGAGGCACGGTGAAGGACGCAACTGAATTATCTGCGCCAATGCGCTGGGTCACGCATTGAAAGGTGATCGGGATCGTGGCGTTGGAACTCGCTGTCGAGAATGCGAAGACCTGCGCGGGCCTTAACTTTCGTAAAAACGTAATCGGATCGAGGCCGGAGAAGACCTTGAGAAGGATCATCAACGTGACAAACAGGTGCAACAGGAGGGCGCTTGTCAGCGTCACGACGTAGGCAATGACGGGCACGAAGAGGCCGACGCCCTCCTGGGCGAATGTCTTGGCAATGAGGCAGTAGACGCCATAGGGCGCGAAAGCCATGACGATCTCGACAATCTTCATCGAGAGTTCGTTCAAGTATTCGCAGGCTTCAACAAAGCTCTTCGAACGGTCGCCAAGCATGAGAGCGGCGACGGCAACTACAATGACATAGAAGATGATCTGCAACATTCGGCCGTCTGCGAGTGCTGCGACCGGATTATCCGGAACGACATCGGCAAAAACATCCCAGGCGTTTGGCGCAGCCTTCGCAGTCATGCCTGACGTCGCAACGTTTGACATATCGAACCCCGATCCTGGGCCGATGAAGTGTGCCAGAGCGATTGCAACAGACACGGCTAAGGCGGTTGTTGCGATGTAGAGTACGAAAGCTTTGCCTCCTACGCGCCCCAGCGTGCG encodes:
- a CDS encoding type II secretion system F family protein, with the protein product MLDAQTQQLLVAAMIALGAAGVIFAVIYPYISGERRKDKRVQVVTETTTKSRRVAAAAANAGEAAANRKKNVADTLKEIETRQKAKEKVTLRLQLERAGLDVTPRDFYIASLICGVLCGAAIHFGTSSPPLMTLVAAFIGTAGLPRWFLSKLIKRYQYKFISELANAIDVVVRGVKSGLPLNECLQVISRESPEPLASEFKEVVEEQRMGVPLPDALERLCRRVPLAEVRFLTIVIAIQQQAGGNLSEALGNLSGVLRDRFRLQMKVKALSAEAKASAMVLASLPPGVMSMVYMTSPEYITPLFTTLPGKFMLAVGAGWMMCGILIMRKMINFKF
- a CDS encoding type II secretion system F family protein is translated as MMSFVETVMNPQFFATVLAAICVFATVLSVAMPMLARDRMNQRMKEMATERDRMRNARIAEMTKERTGGTKLRQSTNKGFMQRIVDMLDLRERFDNEELREKLKMAGLRGQGPIVSFMFFRIAAPILMFLGTLFYVFVVVDVGYEPLIRVLMAVGAGFAGFYIPNVFIENLAQKRQSSIKQSFPDALDMLLICVQSGMSIESAFGKVSKEIASQSIELAEEMTLTTAELSYLQDRRQAYENLGKRSGLPGVKAVTTALIQAERYGTPVGQALRTMAKENREIRQSEAERKAAALPPKLTVPMIVFFLPVLFIVILGPAGIEYMNMK
- a CDS encoding FAD-dependent oxidoreductase, with the translated sequence MAEIVVLGAGLSGTLMAYELVPQLRKDDRITVIGQGNSFHFVPSNPWVAVGWRERSDIELDLAPIMASKKIRFIPEGARRVDPKLRRIEIEDGSTVDYDYLVIATGPELAFDEISGFGPEAHTQSICHVSHAARAREAFEKFLENPGPIVIGAAQGASCFGPAYEFAFILDTELKKRGIRDRVPMTFVTSEPYIGHLGLDGVGDTKTLLESELRARHIKWVCNARVKNVAETSMSVEELAESGDVAKTHDVPFKFAMMLPAFRGVAAVRGIEGLTNPRGFILVDKYQRNPTFPEVFSVGVCVAIPPIGPTPVPVGVPKTGFMIESMVTATARNIGAVLRGQAASWQPTLNAVCLADFGDGGVAFVAQPQIPPRNVNWSSKGSWVHLAKVAFEKYFMRKIRKGESEPFYEKFLMDKLNIKKIKEAS
- a CDS encoding tetratricopeptide repeat protein, producing the protein MVPVAQTPKKMARSGARLVVVLAATGFLGACAGSNDMLPSTATLAADPDAVQAVDALDPKAELRKATEYWGQQYDKKPNDKTAALNYAKNLKASGDKRQALMVLQNSFSMNSSDPEIAGELGRLALEFDQLSLASRALTVADVAENTDWRVVSARGTVLAKQGQHKAAIPYFERALTMSPNQPSVLNNLAMANAMSGNPQKAEQILRDLAQLNGAPAKVSQNLALVLGLQGKYDESKAAGEAVASNEVAAANTDYIRQLVQLQPTHTPAAAPGSTTAVAQETPALKPANIETGSGGWNTAVTASAEPSSTRGSNQ
- a CDS encoding leucyl aminopeptidase family protein codes for the protein MSETTAWTASDVFAGEGQKSDAVPIYLVRSDTELSSLGLDASARAWAMTQSFKGSAKASSLLPRADGSLGGVLLGMGNGAAGEPSGPSELLLGSLAASLPAGTYKIAGTTAAPELAALAWGLGAYKFRRYKNAGGAGGEATSPVTRRLVMPEGANAKRVIGAVEGVWLARDLINTPASDLGPEQLEEMTRIVAARHGAHVDAIRGDDLLAHNLPLIHAVGRAHPRVPRLIDLTWGREGARKITLVGKGITFDTGGLDIKPASAMLLMKKDMGGSATALAVAHMIMSEGLDCRLRVLIPAAENSISGDAFRPGDVLMSRSGRTVEVGNTDAEGRLVLADALTVADEEAPDSIFVFATLTGAARSALGPDLPAFFTDDDGLAGQIVPRSAEIGDPVWRMPLWPGYKRHLDSDVADMNNVWDTPFAGAITAALFLRRFVSSARRFAHFDLYGWRPAPRPLGPKGGEPQSARAVVDILRAELTS
- a CDS encoding NlpC/P60 family protein, coding for MSDTGKTAQRPPLKQPAQAPGFPAPVGAMPSVAADTQSRTLEPPGPLDPRRNAFREDLAAKYLEGKVKAARFVEGVPAQVMRASVPLRRAPDYTRGFETEALYGEALTIYDESDGWAWVQLKRDQYVGYLPIDCLSPNVLPPTHRVQVLGTFIYPEPDIKTPPLQHLPLNAVLTVSETSDKFAELTTGGFVPLRHVTTLSRTARDFVDIAERFIGTPYLWGGRTRIGIDCSGLVQTSLHAAGIPAPRDSDMQMAELGASLPVSDIDERLMRGDLVFWPGHVGIMSDSIMMVHANAHHMAVVIEPLPDAMRRISRSGSNVVAVKRIGRLAA
- a CDS encoding D-alanyl-D-alanine carboxypeptidase family protein produces the protein MRLQDVVRAVLGLLLFVWIAPLPAAQAQVGLQTDARAAILVDFDTGAVLFQKNADEPLPPASLSKLMTLAVVFKALKSGELKLDQEFQVSENAWRTGGAPSRTSAMFVPINTREPVESLIRGIAVQSGNDASIAMAEGLSGSEAAFVERMRREAASIGLTNSSFGNSTGLDNPQQLMSARDLARLSSYLIRTYPEYYGFFSEKEFKYRKHRFFNRNPLLSEDLGVDGLKTGHTKASGYGLAVSSLRDGRRLVAVVLGLPTALKRKREARRLLHWGYSMLSQAILFDEGEIVGHARVWGGQQFYVPLEAEGPVSVPVLKSAAKQMFSASIQYAGPLKPPVHKGDKVAELDITGSLGAQHKVPLYAAEDVDEGGIVRQGLDSLAIMVGRYIGL
- a CDS encoding dicarboxylate/amino acid:cation symporter, whose translation is MSAKAHPKWRVGELSLTSKVIVGMCLGLITGVILNLLASPVLNEYLVSGLFSMIGKMFLNALKMLVVPLVVFSLICGVVGIGDLRTLGRVGGKAFVLYIATTALAVSVAIALAHFIGPGSGFDMSNVATSGMTAKAAPNAWDVFADVVPDNPVAALADGRMLQIIFYVIVVAVAALMLGDRSKSFVEACEYLNELSMKIVEIVMAFAPYGVYCLIAKTFAQEGVGLFVPVIAYVVTLTSALLLHLFVTLMILLKVFSGLDPITFLRKLRPAQVFAFSTASSNATIPITFQCVTQRIGADNSVASFTVPLGATINMDGTAIMQGVATVFFANVYGVDLGLMGYVTVVLMAVLASIGTAGVPGVGLVMLTMVLGQVGLPIEGIAIILGVDRIMDMIRTVVNITGDAVVSSIVAKSEGKLDLAIFNDPEAGALSTDELEIDLEAEARLAAAARPHRQSE